The following proteins are co-located in the Rheinheimera salexigens genome:
- the sohB gene encoding protease SohB yields the protein MEFIYEYGLFLAKTVTFVLAFAVIVLLIVGAAASKARPSKAQLIFSDLTEQYHQRVEQMQQKLLNKKQFKSWSKQQANAEKLLTKRLYVVDFNGSMDAKEVDALREEVTAILSVATPEDEVLLRLESGGGVVHGYGLAASQLDRLRQQNIPLTVAVDKVAASGGYMMACIGHKLIAAPFAIIGSIGVIAQLPNFHKLLQKHDVDFEQFTAGEFKRTVTLFAKNTESGREKFQQELEQTHQLFKRFVQDHRPELEIDKVATGEHWFGYQALELNLVDMLQTSDDYMLSHLSTRHIYQVKFQLKKGIAEKIGVGSAGILSIWWQKIAQISRLS from the coding sequence TTGGAATTTATATACGAATATGGTTTATTTTTAGCAAAAACAGTCACTTTTGTATTGGCTTTTGCTGTGATTGTTTTATTGATAGTGGGTGCAGCTGCTTCTAAAGCGCGGCCCAGTAAAGCACAATTAATTTTTAGCGATTTAACCGAGCAATACCATCAGCGCGTAGAGCAAATGCAGCAAAAGCTATTAAATAAAAAACAATTTAAAAGCTGGAGTAAGCAACAAGCTAATGCAGAAAAGTTATTAACAAAACGCTTATATGTAGTCGATTTTAACGGCAGCATGGATGCCAAAGAAGTGGATGCATTGCGCGAAGAAGTCACGGCAATATTGTCAGTAGCAACGCCTGAAGATGAAGTGCTATTGCGTTTGGAAAGTGGCGGTGGTGTGGTGCATGGCTATGGTTTAGCCGCATCTCAGCTAGATAGGTTACGCCAACAGAATATTCCCTTAACCGTAGCGGTAGATAAAGTCGCGGCTAGCGGTGGCTATATGATGGCCTGTATTGGTCATAAATTAATTGCAGCGCCTTTTGCCATTATTGGCTCTATTGGCGTGATTGCCCAGTTACCTAATTTTCATAAATTGCTGCAAAAGCATGATGTTGATTTCGAACAATTTACCGCTGGCGAATTTAAGCGCACAGTAACTTTGTTTGCCAAAAACACTGAATCTGGACGGGAAAAATTCCAGCAAGAATTAGAACAAACCCATCAATTATTTAAACGTTTTGTTCAAGACCATCGACCAGAACTAGAAATAGATAAAGTGGCTACAGGTGAGCACTGGTTTGGTTATCAGGCATTAGAGTTAAATTTAGTTGATATGTTACAAACCAGTGATGATTATATGCTGTCACATTTAAGCACACGGCATATTTATCAGGTTAAATTTCAATTAAAAAAAGGCATCGCAGAGAAAATTGGTGTTGGCTCTGCCGGTATATTGTCTATTTGGTGGCAAAAAATAGCGCAGATCTCTAGGTTATCTTAA
- a CDS encoding thiopurine S-methyltransferase: MQAEFWLACWENDHLGFQLDDVHPMLQQLLPQLALPAGDVFVPLCGKSLDLAFLAQQHNVVGAELSDIACRDFFSQQQLIPTVSQPVAGFTCYSAEFKAKRINLWQGDFFNLPNQAVANCQFIYDRAALIALPADMRQQYAAKLLSLFKLGAQLLLIGVEYPQQEKNGPPFSVSAAHIQALFPKADIQVLAEQDLTNKGFARRKFAVSRLIETAYLITLN, encoded by the coding sequence ATGCAGGCCGAATTTTGGCTAGCCTGCTGGGAAAATGATCACTTAGGTTTCCAGCTAGATGATGTTCATCCAATGTTGCAGCAACTTTTGCCACAGCTAGCCTTACCGGCGGGCGATGTATTTGTGCCGTTATGTGGTAAATCTTTGGATTTAGCGTTTTTAGCCCAGCAGCATAATGTGGTGGGAGCTGAACTGTCCGACATTGCCTGTCGTGATTTTTTTAGCCAGCAGCAGTTAATACCAACAGTTAGCCAGCCCGTTGCCGGTTTTACTTGTTATAGCGCGGAGTTTAAAGCTAAGCGCATAAACCTATGGCAGGGTGATTTTTTTAATTTACCCAATCAAGCGGTGGCAAATTGTCAGTTTATTTATGATCGCGCCGCTTTAATTGCACTACCTGCCGATATGCGACAGCAATACGCAGCTAAGTTATTAAGCTTATTTAAACTAGGTGCACAATTATTATTGATAGGGGTTGAGTACCCGCAACAAGAAAAAAATGGCCCACCGTTTAGCGTCAGCGCAGCGCATATACAGGCGTTATTTCCTAAAGCAGACATTCAGGTATTAGCCGAGCAAGATCTTACCAATAAAGGCTTTGCAAGACGCAAGTTTGCCGTATCAAGGTTAATTGAAACGGCATATTTAATTACGTTGAATTAA
- a CDS encoding dicarboxylate/amino acid:cation symporter — MAENKKLGLTARIVIGMCAGIFVGFLFNTILAGQEERMLYIFGFDFALKAFFVDGLFHVGGEIFIASLKMLVVPLVFVSLVCGTCSLSDTSSLGRLGGKTIGLYLLTTAIAISLAIFAALIIGPGIGVQMQTDASFSLSEAPSLSQVFINIFPSNPIESMAKGNMLQIIVFAVLFGLAMAMSGKAGERLAAVFTDLSDVIMKLVTLLMNLAPYGVFFLMAKLFTTLGFETIASLAKYFAVVLFVLLLHGFVTYGVMLKVVSGLNPRIFFSKMRDAALFGFSTSSSNASMPVTMETVTKKLGVKNSIASFTVPLGATINMDGTAIMQGVATVFIAQVFGVDLTVTDFLMVILTATLASVGTAGVPGVGLIMLAMVLQQVGLPVEGIGLIIGVDRLLDMTRTAVNICGDAMVSCIVGKSEKEFDIDVYNDPKAGVKEENIDFNKLRN; from the coding sequence ATGGCCGAAAATAAAAAATTAGGGTTAACCGCACGCATTGTTATTGGTATGTGTGCCGGTATTTTTGTTGGGTTTTTATTCAACACCATCTTGGCAGGCCAAGAAGAGCGCATGCTTTATATATTTGGTTTCGACTTTGCTTTAAAAGCGTTCTTTGTTGATGGCTTATTCCACGTTGGTGGTGAAATTTTTATCGCCAGCTTAAAAATGTTGGTAGTACCCTTAGTTTTTGTCTCGCTAGTCTGTGGTACTTGCTCACTGTCCGACACGTCAAGTTTAGGACGGCTTGGTGGTAAAACCATCGGTTTATATTTGCTAACAACCGCTATCGCGATTTCATTAGCTATTTTTGCAGCATTAATCATTGGTCCTGGTATTGGCGTGCAAATGCAAACAGATGCCAGTTTTAGCTTGAGTGAAGCGCCGTCTTTATCGCAAGTATTTATCAATATATTCCCCAGTAACCCAATAGAATCGATGGCTAAAGGCAATATGCTGCAAATTATTGTTTTTGCCGTACTGTTTGGTTTAGCCATGGCCATGAGTGGTAAAGCCGGTGAGCGCTTAGCCGCTGTATTTACTGACTTAAGTGATGTGATTATGAAGTTAGTCACGTTACTGATGAACTTAGCCCCTTATGGTGTATTTTTCTTAATGGCTAAGTTATTTACCACTTTAGGTTTTGAAACCATTGCCAGCTTAGCTAAATACTTTGCAGTAGTGCTATTTGTGCTACTGCTACACGGCTTTGTAACTTACGGAGTGATGTTAAAGGTAGTGTCAGGTTTAAACCCACGTATTTTCTTTAGCAAAATGCGTGATGCTGCCCTGTTCGGCTTTAGCACCTCTAGCAGTAATGCCTCTATGCCAGTAACGATGGAAACCGTTACTAAAAAATTAGGCGTTAAAAATAGTATTGCCTCCTTTACCGTCCCACTGGGTGCCACGATTAACATGGATGGCACGGCCATTATGCAAGGTGTTGCTACGGTATTTATTGCCCAAGTGTTTGGCGTAGACTTAACAGTAACTGACTTTTTAATGGTTATTCTTACCGCAACTTTAGCCTCTGTTGGTACAGCAGGTGTACCTGGCGTAGGGCTCATTATGCTGGCCATGGTGTTACAGCAGGTTGGTTTACCTGTTGAAGGTATCGGCTTAATTATTGGTGTGGATAGATTACTAGATATGACTCGTACGGCCGTCAATATTTGTGGTGATGCCATGGTGTCGTGTATTGTCGGTAAGAGTGAAAAAGAATTTGATATTGATGTCTACAACGACCCTAAAGCTGGGGTTAAAGAGGAAAATATCGACTTTAATAAGTTACGAAATTAG
- a CDS encoding Ig-like domain-containing protein, whose amino-acid sequence MRNVQRLFVALLISALAACGGGGTLNNDNSGGGNGSTVVYSLAVALTDANGSASTALSQSTPLTVTATLSATNNGVIANKVINLAVSDSALASFGNTAGTALTDANGVATIALLVGSKSGAGQVDASFSDVTSNAGFVSAGDGGDSVDITIGGVSLIADTLQLGSSSTDKVELSALVRDSNNVVVADVPVTFSTDSGELVQIDAVTAANGIARATLTTKTDKNNRDITVRATVQQQTSELIVKVKGTVVDVSAPNSVVLADTATIDIFVTDSSGVGIQGVTVAVSSSLANTLSETNPVTVGTAGKASLSYTAVNSGNDTLTITALGVTSFANINVSADAFAFQQAAAEGENVLEIDLSAAQQLSVEWLVNDAANVGQLVTFNTTRGAIASTVAGLANAVTSEDTTDAAGVAEAFVRSEYAGLATISARGGAGEDAVSTKKVVEFIATNPTKVEVQAFPAQVGPGESSAVRAIVRDANNNPVKGRTVVFSLDNAAGGAISSGTAVTNSQGVASTVFTADANTGTGFDGLNLQIHGALEADNTIAGMTDIAVGKRTLFFRFGTGNAIAKPSASLYSKEFSIIVTDSSGNPVANQELNVAVVPITFGKGFWVKSPPPPEEFKLWASNRVITCPNEDVNFDGILEISEDTNGDGLLTPGNVATVPRTVTADENGIATFNVQYPQDYATWLDVRLQVSGTAAGTENVAHRLYTLPVAAEDVTVETSPPPANPLGVQADCRTTI is encoded by the coding sequence ATGCGGAATGTCCAGCGACTTTTTGTCGCGCTATTAATTTCAGCACTGGCCGCTTGTGGTGGCGGTGGTACCCTGAATAACGATAACAGTGGTGGCGGTAATGGTAGCACTGTTGTTTACTCATTGGCTGTAGCGTTAACTGACGCAAATGGCTCAGCATCTACAGCGCTATCGCAATCTACCCCTCTAACGGTGACAGCAACACTAAGTGCTACCAATAATGGTGTAATAGCAAATAAAGTCATTAATCTTGCTGTTAGTGACTCAGCATTAGCCTCTTTTGGTAACACTGCTGGTACTGCTCTGACCGACGCTAATGGTGTTGCAACAATAGCATTGCTAGTAGGCTCTAAGTCAGGTGCAGGGCAAGTTGATGCCAGCTTTAGCGATGTAACAAGCAATGCCGGCTTTGTCTCTGCTGGCGATGGTGGTGACTCTGTTGATATTACTATCGGTGGCGTGTCATTAATTGCAGATACTTTACAATTAGGCTCAAGCTCAACTGATAAAGTTGAGTTAAGTGCTTTAGTGCGTGATTCTAATAATGTTGTTGTTGCGGATGTGCCGGTAACTTTTTCAACCGACTCTGGTGAATTAGTGCAAATAGATGCAGTAACAGCAGCAAACGGTATTGCGCGAGCGACTTTAACCACGAAAACAGATAAAAATAATCGTGATATTACGGTTAGAGCAACGGTACAACAGCAGACATCTGAATTAATAGTAAAGGTTAAAGGGACTGTTGTTGATGTATCAGCGCCAAACTCAGTAGTCTTAGCCGATACAGCAACCATTGATATCTTTGTAACCGATTCAAGTGGCGTAGGCATTCAAGGTGTAACGGTTGCTGTAAGTTCATCTTTAGCCAATACATTAAGTGAAACTAACCCAGTAACGGTTGGCACTGCAGGTAAAGCAAGTTTAAGTTATACCGCCGTTAATAGTGGTAACGATACCTTAACCATAACCGCTTTAGGTGTGACTAGCTTTGCAAATATTAACGTCAGTGCAGATGCTTTTGCTTTTCAACAAGCAGCTGCTGAAGGCGAAAATGTGTTAGAAATTGATTTAAGTGCAGCGCAACAGCTTTCAGTGGAATGGTTAGTTAACGATGCGGCTAATGTTGGCCAACTTGTCACCTTTAATACTACCCGTGGTGCTATTGCTAGCACAGTAGCGGGCTTAGCTAATGCTGTAACGTCTGAAGATACAACCGATGCAGCTGGTGTAGCAGAAGCCTTTGTTCGCTCTGAATATGCTGGGTTAGCGACAATTAGTGCTCGTGGCGGTGCAGGTGAAGACGCAGTTAGCACGAAAAAAGTGGTTGAGTTTATCGCAACTAATCCAACTAAAGTAGAAGTGCAAGCCTTCCCAGCACAAGTTGGTCCGGGTGAAAGTAGTGCAGTACGGGCAATTGTTCGTGATGCCAATAACAACCCAGTAAAAGGTCGCACGGTAGTATTTTCGTTAGATAATGCTGCAGGTGGAGCTATCAGTTCAGGTACAGCTGTAACTAACTCGCAAGGTGTCGCCTCTACGGTATTTACTGCTGATGCCAATACTGGTACCGGCTTTGATGGTTTAAATTTACAAATACATGGTGCTTTAGAAGCAGATAATACTATTGCTGGCATGACAGATATAGCAGTGGGTAAACGGACATTATTCTTCCGCTTTGGTACGGGTAATGCCATTGCTAAGCCAAGTGCCAGCCTGTATTCGAAAGAGTTCTCAATTATCGTAACTGATAGTTCAGGTAACCCTGTCGCGAATCAAGAGTTAAATGTCGCCGTTGTGCCTATAACATTTGGTAAAGGTTTTTGGGTGAAATCACCACCACCACCAGAAGAGTTCAAATTATGGGCCAGTAATCGGGTTATTACTTGTCCAAATGAAGACGTAAACTTTGACGGTATTTTAGAAATTTCTGAAGATACTAATGGTGATGGTTTACTAACCCCAGGTAACGTTGCTACCGTGCCAAGAACGGTAACAGCGGATGAAAACGGTATTGCGACCTTTAATGTGCAGTATCCGCAGGATTATGCCACATGGTTAGATGTAAGGTTGCAAGTTTCAGGTACTGCTGCGGGCACTGAAAACGTAGCGCATCGCTTATATACTCTACCTGTTGCAGCCGAGGATGTGACGGTTGAAACGTCACCACCGCCAGCAAATCCATTAGGTGTGCAAGCAGATTGTCGCACGACAATTTAA